In Deltaproteobacteria bacterium, the following proteins share a genomic window:
- a CDS encoding ABC transporter substrate-binding protein yields the protein MKKRIGICGIFILAVLIGLAGLNSPVWAAEKVRLGILCALSGPAAPWGIPNSRGITLDAETINKKGGFKVAGKTYELEVLVYDHKYVPAESAKAANKAIFADKCNFLAIQGGAPTMAAAPLMKENNILSLNFAGGADTLIKKENPLLFIYNPSIELMYASVFPFLKKKENIKTLIIVNPNDTSGKSGTVASKAAADREGLKVISEEFFERGTKDLTSLLTRIIAKKPDLIDTSFTDPTTSALICKQARELGFKGAVLLAWGPAPAQVKKIAGPHSEKAYMVVAGPLDPRTDSQKKIHKAFMDKWGEKEWDSNVWPQYGLASSLVKGIEAAQSLDPNKIAAALEKVTWDTPVGVLRFGGSKLFGAKRHLLYPITLYQFQQGEAVFLGTLDIKEGVMD from the coding sequence ATGAAAAAAAGAATTGGGATTTGCGGAATTTTTATTCTGGCCGTGCTGATCGGTTTGGCCGGCCTCAACAGCCCGGTTTGGGCAGCGGAAAAAGTCAGGCTGGGTATCCTGTGTGCTTTGAGCGGGCCGGCAGCCCCCTGGGGTATTCCGAACTCCCGGGGTATTACCCTGGATGCGGAAACCATTAATAAAAAGGGCGGATTCAAAGTCGCCGGGAAGACCTATGAACTCGAAGTGCTGGTATACGACCACAAATATGTCCCGGCCGAATCGGCTAAGGCCGCCAATAAGGCGATTTTTGCCGACAAATGTAACTTTTTAGCCATCCAGGGCGGCGCCCCTACTATGGCCGCCGCCCCGCTGATGAAGGAAAATAACATCCTGTCTCTTAATTTCGCCGGTGGAGCGGATACCTTGATCAAAAAGGAAAACCCCCTGCTTTTCATATACAACCCCTCCATCGAGCTCATGTACGCCTCGGTCTTCCCCTTTCTGAAGAAAAAAGAAAATATCAAGACCCTGATCATCGTTAATCCAAATGATACTTCAGGGAAATCCGGTACGGTGGCCTCGAAGGCGGCTGCCGATCGAGAAGGCCTGAAGGTGATCTCCGAAGAGTTTTTTGAAAGAGGAACCAAAGATCTTACCTCCTTGCTCACCAGGATCATCGCTAAAAAACCCGATTTGATTGATACCAGTTTTACGGATCCCACGACTTCCGCCCTGATCTGTAAGCAAGCCCGGGAGCTCGGGTTCAAAGGGGCCGTATTATTAGCCTGGGGTCCGGCCCCGGCCCAAGTGAAAAAGATTGCCGGTCCCCATTCTGAAAAGGCCTATATGGTCGTAGCCGGTCCCCTTGATCCCCGGACCGACTCTCAAAAGAAAATTCATAAGGCCTTTATGGATAAATGGGGAGAAAAGGAATGGGATTCCAATGTCTGGCCCCAATATGGACTGGCCAGCAGTCTGGTCAAAGGCATTGAAGCGGCCCAAAGCCTTGATCCTAACAAAATTGCAGCGGCCTTGGAAAAAGTAACCTGGGATACCCCCGTGGGCGTTCTTCGATTCGGCGGCTCCAAGCTTTTCGGCGCCAAGCGGCACCTGCTTTATCCGATCACCCTCTACCAGTTCCAGCAGGGAGAAGCCGTCTTCCTGGGAACACTCGATATCAAGGAAGGGGTCATGGATTAG
- a CDS encoding type II toxin-antitoxin system RelE/ParE family toxin, with protein sequence MGYQIIYTARASKDLEELKRDKSQKKILKAVCKAIRFLAENPKHPSLQTHQYHSLLEIYPGQKVWEAYAQDKTPAAYRLFWSYGPSKDQITILAI encoded by the coding sequence ATGGGCTATCAAATCATTTATACCGCCAGGGCCAGCAAGGATTTGGAGGAATTAAAGAGGGATAAAAGTCAGAAGAAAATCTTAAAAGCCGTTTGTAAGGCGATTCGATTCCTTGCGGAAAATCCTAAACACCCAAGTCTTCAAACTCACCAATACCATTCGCTTCTTGAGATTTACCCCGGACAAAAGGTCTGGGAAGCCTATGCCCAAGATAAAACCCCCGCAGCTTACCGATTATTCTGGTCCTATGGGCCGTCAAAAGATCAAATAACCATTTTAGCCATTTAG
- a CDS encoding SEC-C domain-containing protein: protein MAKLGTKKNPIIARVQTMERAEEIISICERNKWIFTIGLEPDQPEDISDVLKLLNKKQPDSQPATVVPRYSRNDYCPCGSGEKYKNCCWDQDHPGSEA from the coding sequence ATGGCAAAATTGGGAACTAAGAAAAACCCTATCATAGCCCGAGTTCAAACTATGGAACGGGCCGAGGAAATTATTTCTATTTGTGAACGTAATAAATGGATTTTTACCATCGGTCTTGAACCGGACCAGCCGGAGGACATTTCGGATGTACTCAAACTACTCAATAAAAAACAACCGGATTCCCAGCCCGCCACCGTTGTTCCACGCTATAGTCGCAATGATTATTGCCCCTGCGGGAGCGGAGAAAAATATAAGAATTGTTGTTGGGACCAAGACCACCCCGGATCGGAAGCTTGA
- a CDS encoding transposase, translating into MITINYSDVSASSLSEANKILPKCLECDKFYRSRVGHQCRVCRDLEFEEKILCDLNRAVQDDHNFICHAFRPRLNLVGSAAPEILTGPGSVDRKARHKTIEEIMASDKFKYQKALALQKLNQNPDEIFVELKYHLAWNVSHRKPVFSPGKKYFDFVLDTVMGCGDLVGGIARLLWLAPDHLHIYVESDGEKSIEAIVRKIKPFLKKALLANFPEIKKCLDKGTALWDNAYFSETLG; encoded by the coding sequence ATGATTACCATCAATTATTCGGACGTTTCTGCGAGTTCTTTGTCTGAAGCTAATAAAATCCTCCCAAAATGTCTGGAATGCGACAAGTTTTATAGGAGCCGGGTCGGCCATCAATGCCGCGTTTGCCGGGACCTGGAATTTGAGGAAAAGATTCTGTGTGATCTGAACCGGGCCGTTCAAGATGACCACAACTTCATTTGCCATGCCTTTCGCCCAAGATTGAATCTTGTAGGTTCAGCTGCACCTGAGATATTAACCGGTCCTGGCTCAGTGGATCGAAAGGCGAGGCACAAAACTATTGAAGAAATAATGGCCTCCGATAAGTTTAAGTATCAGAAAGCCCTGGCGCTGCAAAAATTAAACCAGAATCCGGATGAAATCTTTGTAGAACTCAAGTACCATTTGGCCTGGAATGTCAGCCACAGGAAGCCCGTCTTTTCTCCTGGAAAAAAATATTTTGATTTTGTACTCGATACGGTTATGGGCTGCGGGGATCTTGTCGGTGGGATAGCCCGTCTGCTTTGGCTGGCCCCGGATCACCTGCATATCTATGTCGAATCTGATGGAGAAAAATCCATAGAGGCGATTGTCCGGAAAATCAAGCCATTCTTAAAAAAAGCGCTCCTGGCCAATTTCCCCGAGATCAAAAAGTGCCTTGATAAAGGAACGGCTCTTTGGGATAATGCCTATTTTTCAGAAACATTGGGATAA
- a CDS encoding type II toxin-antitoxin system HicB family antitoxin codes for MKDMMAYKGYYGSVHYSDEDQVFHGKIEFIRSLVSYEGTDVKSLRKAFEEAVDDYLELCKEERKEPEMPFKGSFNVRTGPDLHRRTMLFAKSKGLNMNSIITDALEKYLSNSEGA; via the coding sequence ATGAAAGATATGATGGCCTATAAGGGATACTATGGCTCGGTTCATTATAGCGATGAAGACCAGGTATTTCATGGGAAAATTGAGTTTATCCGAAGCCTTGTCAGCTATGAAGGAACAGATGTTAAAAGTCTGCGGAAGGCATTTGAAGAGGCAGTTGATGATTACCTGGAATTATGTAAAGAGGAGCGTAAGGAACCGGAAATGCCATTTAAAGGAAGTTTTAATGTTCGAACAGGTCCTGATTTGCATCGAAGAACAATGCTGTTTGCAAAATCTAAAGGGCTGAATATGAATTCAATTATTACCGATGCGCTGGAGAAATATTTATCTAATAGCGAAGGCGCGTAA
- a CDS encoding type II toxin-antitoxin system HicA family toxin translates to MGRKEKLLERLQQRPKDFSWNELTSLLKILGYTQKKTGKTGGSRTRFVHPAAPPITLHKPHPNNIVKKYVINDILVHIRKEGMV, encoded by the coding sequence ATGGGTCGAAAAGAAAAATTATTGGAAAGGTTGCAGCAAAGGCCAAAGGATTTTTCCTGGAATGAGCTGACAAGCCTGCTAAAAATTTTGGGCTATACGCAAAAAAAAACCGGAAAAACGGGAGGTTCAAGGACGAGATTTGTACACCCCGCAGCTCCACCTATTACTCTGCACAAACCTCATCCTAACAATATTGTTAAAAAGTATGTGATTAATGATATTTTGGTTCATATTAGAAAAGAGGGAATGGTATGA
- a CDS encoding gamma carbonic anhydrase family protein, whose protein sequence is MGIYTFENKTPIIHGSTYVHPQATIIGDVEIAGDCFIGPGAVLRGDFDKIRIGPGTSIQDNCVIHVGFREGVSIAGQVTIGHGAILHDVTIDYYVLIGMGSILMSGVTIEEHVMIAAGSVVKEDFHIPAGLLVAGNPARIVKALSEDQKKRIHQSLKTYQELAKRYQEP, encoded by the coding sequence ATGGGGATTTATACATTTGAAAACAAAACGCCCATAATCCACGGATCCACTTACGTCCATCCCCAGGCTACCATCATCGGCGATGTGGAAATAGCCGGGGATTGTTTTATCGGTCCCGGGGCCGTCCTGCGGGGGGACTTTGATAAAATAAGAATCGGACCGGGGACCAGCATTCAGGATAATTGTGTCATTCATGTCGGCTTCCGGGAAGGGGTTTCCATCGCCGGCCAGGTTACCATCGGCCACGGGGCCATCCTGCATGACGTCACCATCGATTATTATGTTTTGATCGGCATGGGGTCGATCCTGATGTCCGGCGTTACCATCGAGGAGCATGTCATGATCGCCGCCGGTTCCGTGGTCAAAGAAGATTTTCATATCCCCGCCGGCCTGCTGGTCGCCGGAAATCCCGCCCGAATAGTCAAAGCCTTATCGGAGGATCAAAAAAAACGAATTCATCAAAGCCTGAAGACCTACCAGGAGTTGGCCAAACGATATCAAGAACCCTGA
- the lipB gene encoding lipoyl(octanoyl) transferase LipB yields MFSTKLLNLPYLPYIEALELMRGLVDQKRRFPFPEVLILLEHEPVLTMGRRAGPTDILAPEAVLAEKGIQVHNVERGGLITYHGPGQLVAYPIFNLRSMGLSVPELVYGLEEIILQTLSDFGITAEREAGKRGVWVGKEKIASIGVAVRGGVSFHGLALNYDPDLAHFDLINPCGLSGVRMTSMRKILGRPINASDLRSVITGHFSRQFKLDLREWSHSKNGQTRSI; encoded by the coding sequence ATGTTTTCAACAAAGTTACTCAATCTCCCCTACCTTCCTTACATAGAAGCCCTTGAACTCATGCGAGGCCTGGTGGACCAAAAACGCCGGTTTCCATTCCCGGAAGTGTTGATTCTCCTCGAACATGAGCCGGTCCTGACTATGGGCCGGCGGGCGGGACCCACCGATATTCTGGCCCCTGAAGCGGTTCTCGCAGAAAAGGGCATCCAGGTCCATAACGTGGAACGTGGGGGGCTGATCACCTACCACGGACCCGGCCAGTTGGTGGCCTACCCCATTTTCAACCTTCGGTCCATGGGGCTGTCTGTACCTGAATTGGTTTACGGCTTGGAGGAAATTATCCTCCAAACCCTGTCTGATTTTGGTATTACCGCCGAACGGGAGGCGGGGAAAAGGGGCGTCTGGGTGGGAAAGGAAAAAATAGCTTCTATCGGAGTCGCTGTCCGGGGAGGGGTCTCCTTTCATGGCCTGGCCCTCAATTACGACCCGGACCTGGCCCATTTTGACCTGATCAACCCCTGCGGATTGAGCGGGGTCCGAATGACCTCTATGCGAAAGATCCTTGGCAGGCCGATAAACGCATCAGATCTCAGATCGGTAATAACCGGGCATTTTAGCCGACAATTTAAACTCGATTTAAGAGAATGGTCCCACTCAAAAAACGGACAAACACGGTCAATCTGA
- a CDS encoding sigma-54-dependent Fis family transcriptional regulator codes for MKSIGAKAFRLEIASSLDGDPVKSAWEDFILKGQNSPSQVRPEILRSWARCREIGVDPFTKCTPIVLSNNELKSLLTRNRELIEISKPVIDMIEISIRETGFIFTLTDKDGYVLVVHGDKDILEMAEQNYYVLGCLRSIEHAGTNAIGVCLAEKKPIQITGAEHYKIHHHPWTCSSAPLCDRQGNLLGAITLSGKSMGRHKHTLALVTAAAETIESQLRERALTEDKQRLSSILNMIFNAISDGLIAVDNNLEVIRFNKKAAEMLGLNTISVVGHLLTKVVKSDDSLIRSLKEKNYLSNVEIGFNSPIGQKSYICSSDPVRNTSGHILGAIITMTEKRQVINIAQKFSGNYAKYEFKDIIGNSSTFNKQIEIAKIAARTNSKVLIIGESGTGKELFAQAIHNYSHRRNEPFVAISCAAIPRDLIESELFGYKGGAFTGARREGQMGKFELANKGTLFLDEVNGLPLDRQAKLLRVIQQREITRLGDRRTIPVDVKVIAASNIDLISEVENKNFREDLYYRLNVVEVIIPPLRERAEDLIVLIDYILSRHCKEMGIEKPEISNGAIEVMRTYHWPGNVRELENCIERALLISEGSTLQKEHLSMRPQKRASDFPSGPASLRQGYKEMIEGTLNRCGGNVTMAVRELGIARSTLYRKMKEFGM; via the coding sequence ATGAAATCAATCGGTGCAAAAGCTTTCCGGTTGGAAATTGCTTCTTCCCTTGATGGGGACCCGGTCAAGAGCGCCTGGGAGGATTTCATTTTAAAAGGGCAGAATTCACCTTCACAAGTCAGACCGGAGATTTTAAGATCGTGGGCCAGATGCCGGGAGATCGGAGTTGATCCCTTCACTAAATGTACCCCGATAGTACTCTCCAATAACGAGTTAAAAAGTCTGCTCACTCGCAACAGGGAACTGATCGAGATCTCCAAACCGGTGATCGATATGATCGAAATTTCGATCAGAGAAACCGGTTTCATATTCACCTTGACCGATAAAGACGGTTATGTATTGGTGGTCCATGGAGATAAAGACATCCTGGAAATGGCCGAACAAAACTATTATGTACTTGGCTGCCTGAGGTCTATTGAACATGCCGGGACCAACGCCATTGGCGTATGTTTAGCCGAAAAAAAACCTATTCAAATTACGGGAGCCGAACATTATAAGATCCATCACCATCCCTGGACCTGCTCTTCGGCTCCCCTATGCGATAGGCAGGGCAATCTCCTTGGAGCCATTACCCTTTCAGGAAAGTCCATGGGAAGGCACAAGCATACCTTGGCCTTAGTCACGGCAGCGGCAGAAACCATCGAAAGCCAACTGCGGGAACGGGCTTTGACCGAAGACAAACAACGGCTCAGTTCCATACTCAATATGATCTTTAATGCTATATCGGACGGTCTCATCGCTGTGGACAATAATCTGGAAGTTATCCGGTTTAATAAAAAGGCCGCAGAAATGCTTGGTTTGAACACCATTTCGGTCGTGGGCCATTTATTAACCAAGGTGGTTAAGTCCGATGATTCCCTTATTCGATCGCTTAAAGAAAAAAATTACCTGAGCAATGTGGAGATCGGCTTTAATAGCCCTATTGGACAAAAAAGTTATATATGTTCGAGCGATCCCGTTCGTAACACATCCGGCCACATTCTGGGCGCGATCATCACAATGACCGAAAAGCGGCAGGTGATAAACATCGCCCAAAAATTCAGTGGAAATTATGCCAAATATGAGTTCAAGGACATCATAGGTAACAGCTCCACCTTCAATAAACAAATAGAAATTGCCAAAATTGCGGCCAGAACGAATTCAAAAGTACTGATCATCGGAGAAAGCGGCACGGGTAAGGAGCTGTTTGCTCAGGCGATTCATAACTATAGCCACCGGAGGAACGAACCCTTCGTGGCCATTTCCTGCGCAGCCATCCCTCGTGATTTAATTGAATCCGAGCTCTTCGGCTACAAGGGCGGGGCCTTCACCGGCGCCCGCCGTGAAGGACAGATGGGGAAATTCGAGCTTGCCAACAAAGGCACCTTATTTCTGGATGAGGTAAACGGCCTGCCTTTGGATCGGCAAGCCAAGCTGCTTCGGGTTATTCAGCAAAGGGAGATCACCAGATTGGGAGACAGAAGGACCATCCCCGTTGATGTTAAGGTGATTGCCGCCAGTAATATCGATTTGATCAGCGAGGTGGAGAACAAGAACTTTCGTGAAGACCTTTATTATAGACTCAACGTTGTGGAAGTCATAATTCCCCCTTTAAGAGAAAGGGCCGAGGATTTAATCGTGTTGATCGATTACATTTTGAGTCGGCACTGTAAAGAGATGGGTATTGAAAAACCTGAAATCTCTAATGGAGCCATTGAAGTAATGAGGACCTACCATTGGCCTGGCAATGTCCGTGAACTGGAAAATTGCATTGAACGGGCTTTATTGATTTCCGAGGGCAGTACCCTCCAAAAAGAGCATCTTTCTATGCGTCCCCAAAAAAGAGCGAGCGATTTTCCATCCGGGCCGGCGTCTCTTCGCCAGGGTTACAAGGAAATGATCGAAGGCACCCTGAACCGGTGCGGTGGAAATGTCACCATGGCAGTCCGGGAACTTGGAATAGCCAGAAGTACCCTTTATAGAAAAATGAAAGAATTTGGAATGTAA
- the lipA gene encoding lipoyl synthase — protein MTLSKSKPPWLRLKIPNSGSFSKVVSAIRENKLHTVCGEALCPNQMECFNKGTATFLLLGPSCTRRCTFCAVDKSAVQPPDLDEPARTAEAVARLKLTFCVLTMVTRDDLSDGGAAQVARTVAAIRRNCPGVGIELLISDLDGNWKALGTVLAALPEVLNHNIETVSGLYPRVRPQADYQRSLKLLSIASENVPPIVTKSGMMLGLGEKKEEVLRVMDDLRKAGCHILTLGQYLAPSKQHHAVARYIHPEEFAEFETEALARGFSGVASAPLVRSSYQAEQLFRIARSRLFCR, from the coding sequence ATGACCTTATCAAAATCAAAACCTCCCTGGCTCAGATTAAAAATACCGAACTCGGGATCTTTCTCGAAAGTCGTATCGGCTATCCGGGAAAACAAACTCCACACGGTCTGCGGCGAAGCCCTCTGTCCGAACCAAATGGAGTGTTTCAACAAAGGCACGGCCACTTTCCTCCTTTTGGGGCCCAGTTGCACCCGGCGGTGTACCTTCTGCGCGGTGGACAAGTCCGCCGTCCAACCCCCGGATTTGGACGAGCCGGCCCGGACGGCCGAGGCCGTGGCCCGACTTAAGTTGACTTTCTGCGTCCTGACCATGGTTACCCGTGATGATCTTTCCGACGGCGGCGCTGCCCAGGTGGCCCGAACCGTTGCGGCCATTCGCCGTAATTGCCCCGGGGTGGGGATTGAATTGCTCATTTCAGACCTGGACGGCAACTGGAAGGCTCTGGGGACCGTACTTGCCGCATTACCGGAGGTCCTGAATCATAATATAGAAACCGTTTCCGGATTATACCCCCGGGTTCGCCCTCAGGCCGATTATCAACGCTCTTTGAAACTGCTGTCTATTGCTTCTGAAAATGTTCCCCCGATTGTCACCAAATCAGGGATGATGCTGGGTCTTGGCGAAAAAAAGGAAGAGGTCTTGCGGGTCATGGATGACTTGCGAAAGGCCGGCTGCCACATCCTGACCCTGGGCCAGTACCTGGCCCCTTCAAAACAGCACCATGCAGTCGCCCGGTATATTCACCCCGAAGAATTCGCCGAATTCGAGACCGAGGCCCTAGCCAGGGGCTTCTCGGGTGTAGCCAGCGCCCCCCTGGTCAGAAGCTCATACCAAGCCGAACAACTTTTCAGGATTGCTCGTAGTCGGCTTTTCTGCCGATAA
- a CDS encoding HEPN domain-containing protein, with protein MKKATLNWLKSSDYDLKTAAFLLKSKRYIYVVFMCHLSLEKTLKAILSEVFGELPPYTHNLNRLLELGGIILPEEMQSFANTINLQSVPTRYPEDFSRLSKELDGKTAAEYLGQTKRIIRWLKKNIPCLKLKKS; from the coding sequence ATGAAAAAGGCTACCCTTAACTGGCTTAAATCCTCTGATTATGATCTCAAGACCGCCGCCTTTTTGCTTAAAAGCAAACGATATATCTATGTGGTTTTCATGTGCCATTTGTCTTTGGAAAAAACTTTAAAGGCCATCTTGTCCGAAGTGTTCGGCGAACTGCCGCCGTATACCCACAATCTCAATCGACTTTTGGAACTTGGCGGCATTATCTTGCCGGAGGAAATGCAATCGTTCGCAAATACAATAAATCTCCAAAGCGTTCCGACTCGTTATCCAGAGGACTTTTCGAGATTATCAAAGGAGCTTGATGGCAAAACGGCCGCCGAATATCTGGGGCAGACAAAAAGGATCATCCGATGGTTAAAGAAAAATATACCGTGTCTGAAATTAAAAAAATCATAA
- a CDS encoding nucleotidyltransferase domain-containing protein, translating to MVKEKYTVSEIKKIINNLAKILTANRIAVEKIILYGSYAKGTPRAHSDIDLAIISPDFKGKKMFEIQATLAGLLAQYLSAAEMVGYSSDEYRSASPETFIGEIKRTGKVLYTP from the coding sequence ATGGTTAAAGAAAAATATACCGTGTCTGAAATTAAAAAAATCATAAATAATCTTGCCAAGATATTGACCGCGAATCGCATAGCGGTGGAGAAAATCATACTTTACGGTTCATACGCAAAAGGAACCCCGCGGGCACATTCCGATATTGATCTGGCCATCATCTCCCCTGATTTTAAAGGGAAGAAGATGTTTGAAATTCAGGCGACTCTGGCCGGATTGCTGGCCCAATACCTATCTGCAGCGGAAATGGTCGGATATTCTTCTGACGAGTACCGGTCTGCATCTCCTGAAACATTCATCGGCGAAATCAAACGAACCGGGAAAGTTCTCTATACCCCATAG
- a CDS encoding cyclase family protein, with product MMLAICFLISTPFTTVSFGEGNRDYIIKAAPNVTDNPLQAEKLKGYPSNWGKWGPDDEIGTLNYLTPEVVAKASQAIKSGKVFTLQRVWKGGANDPIFPGRTGMVRFNAADFGTYLDGKYPSKWLSDMWYGDDWFGAWTHGTSHIDALGHGTYGNQIYNGYPAETSFTKYTKASVLPLAEKGIVARGVLLDVARFKGKGTGEWLAPGTQITFKDLMDTAKAQGVTIQPNDWLLIRTGWLNTFDKDPKFHAANIINEPGITAEKELVEWWAKLPIIGWSSDTIACEQTTSSVTGTLLPLHGALLRNLGSTMNEIVTLEKLAEDCAKDGQYTGLFIASPLKIDGATGAPTNPVFIK from the coding sequence ATGATGTTAGCCATTTGTTTTTTGATCAGTACCCCTTTCACCACTGTTTCCTTCGGCGAAGGAAATAGAGATTACATAATTAAAGCAGCTCCGAACGTTACAGACAACCCATTACAAGCAGAGAAACTCAAGGGGTACCCATCGAACTGGGGTAAATGGGGACCCGATGATGAAATTGGTACCTTGAACTATCTGACTCCAGAAGTGGTTGCCAAAGCCAGCCAGGCGATAAAGTCCGGAAAAGTATTTACCCTTCAAAGGGTCTGGAAAGGTGGGGCAAACGATCCGATATTTCCAGGGCGAACAGGTATGGTCAGGTTCAATGCCGCCGATTTTGGCACTTATCTGGATGGTAAATATCCATCCAAATGGCTGTCTGACATGTGGTACGGTGATGACTGGTTTGGAGCGTGGACACATGGAACCTCACATATTGATGCGCTGGGTCATGGAACTTATGGAAATCAGATATATAACGGGTATCCTGCTGAAACCTCTTTCACTAAGTATACTAAGGCTTCAGTCTTACCGTTGGCAGAAAAGGGTATCGTGGCTCGAGGGGTTCTGCTTGATGTCGCTCGTTTCAAGGGCAAAGGCACAGGCGAATGGCTCGCGCCGGGTACTCAGATCACATTTAAGGACCTTATGGATACAGCCAAAGCACAAGGTGTGACCATTCAACCGAACGACTGGCTGCTTATACGCACGGGTTGGCTCAACACCTTTGATAAAGATCCCAAATTTCATGCAGCTAATATTATAAATGAGCCCGGGATCACTGCGGAGAAAGAACTCGTTGAGTGGTGGGCGAAATTACCGATTATTGGCTGGTCTTCTGACACTATCGCTTGCGAGCAAACTACTTCCAGTGTTACAGGGACTTTGCTCCCTCTTCATGGGGCTCTGTTGCGTAATCTCGGATCTACTATGAATGAAATCGTCACCTTGGAAAAGTTGGCTGAGGACTGCGCCAAGGATGGGCAATATACCGGTCTTTTCATTGCCTCTCCTTTGAAGATCGATGGAGCCACCGGTGCTCCGACCAATCCAGTTTTCATCAAATAG
- a CDS encoding FAD-dependent oxidoreductase — MTLVEMLAKMPVRPISSHGVMLHRRLGAAGVKLLLNTRVIRIEEGAVHVSTEGKDQRLEPVNQVVVAVGVTPRQDLKEMLDRENIRHFIIGDAKEPRRIIEATEEGASAAWAI, encoded by the coding sequence GTGACCCTGGTGGAGATGCTGGCCAAAATGCCCGTCCGGCCCATATCTTCTCATGGCGTGATGCTTCACCGGCGCCTGGGTGCCGCCGGGGTCAAGCTTTTGCTCAATACGAGGGTGATAAGAATCGAAGAAGGTGCCGTTCATGTCAGCACCGAAGGCAAGGATCAGAGGCTCGAGCCGGTCAACCAGGTAGTTGTTGCCGTGGGTGTCACCCCGAGGCAGGATCTGAAGGAAATGCTTGACCGGGAGAATATCCGGCATTTCATTATCGGGGATGCCAAAGAGCCACGCCGCATCATCGAAGCAACCGAAGAAGGGGCCAGCGCGGCCTGGGCAATTTGA
- a CDS encoding thiamine pyrophosphate-dependent dehydrogenase E1 component subunit alpha — protein MDIKNDRLCGLYTTMLKIRLFEERIIDLYARGMVPGLAHLYIGEEAVAAGVCATLREDDYITSTHRGHGHVIAKGAELNPMMAELFGKKSGYCKGKGGSMHIADMAIGILGANGIAGGGLPIAVGAGMSAKWRGTDQVTACFFGDGSSNNGTFHESLNLASLHKLPVVFVCENNGYGISVSQEMHQPIKDIAIRAIGFDMPGVVVDGNDVIEVYKEAEKAVRRARAKEGPTLIECKTYRWRGHHEGDPNQGGRYRTKEEIEAWKEKDPIKRLAQKLIVEKIILKKRLTALEQEINEEIDRAVDFADKSAFPAMEALYEDVYVQEGEK, from the coding sequence ATGGATATAAAAAATGACAGGCTATGCGGACTCTATACCACAATGTTAAAAATTCGCCTCTTTGAAGAGCGGATTATCGATCTTTACGCCAGGGGCATGGTGCCGGGATTGGCCCATTTGTACATCGGGGAGGAGGCGGTGGCCGCCGGGGTCTGTGCGACCCTGAGGGAGGATGATTACATTACCAGCACCCATCGCGGACACGGCCATGTCATTGCCAAGGGAGCGGAACTCAATCCCATGATGGCCGAGCTGTTCGGAAAGAAGAGTGGCTATTGCAAGGGAAAGGGAGGTTCCATGCACATTGCGGACATGGCCATCGGTATCCTGGGGGCCAATGGAATTGCCGGTGGTGGACTTCCCATTGCCGTGGGCGCGGGGATGTCTGCCAAATGGCGGGGGACCGACCAGGTAACCGCCTGTTTCTTTGGGGATGGATCTTCCAACAACGGGACGTTTCATGAGAGCCTGAACCTGGCCTCTCTGCATAAGCTGCCGGTTGTTTTTGTCTGCGAAAACAATGGGTACGGGATATCGGTCAGCCAGGAAATGCACCAACCCATAAAAGACATTGCCATCCGGGCCATTGGTTTTGATATGCCCGGGGTGGTAGTGGACGGCAACGATGTCATCGAAGTCTATAAGGAGGCGGAAAAAGCCGTCAGACGGGCTAGGGCAAAGGAGGGTCCGACCCTTATTGAGTGTAAAACCTATCGGTGGCGCGGACACCATGAAGGCGACCCCAATCAAGGCGGGCGCTATCGCACCAAAGAGGAGATCGAAGCCTGGAAAGAAAAGGATCCCATTAAACGGTTGGCCCAAAAGCTGATTGTGGAGAAGATCATATTAAAGAAAAGGCTAACCGCCCTTGAACAGGAGATCAACGAGGAGATTGATCGGGCCGTGGATTTTGCCGATAAAAGTGCCTTTCCGGCCATGGAAGCGTTATACGAAGATGTTTATGTACAGGAAGGTGAGAAATAA